The following proteins are co-located in the Lasioglossum baleicum unplaced genomic scaffold, iyLasBale1 scaffold0151, whole genome shotgun sequence genome:
- the LOC143220059 gene encoding uncharacterized protein LOC143220059, giving the protein MANSAKSTVRIRALKHKQRVFKSNLTNFTNELTEYQDSATARTKLRERIDRLRKQFNGFNDAQDEIGHHEDFDQTETERKDVTTVYDDALANAIQLLEGFEPTISQSTRTVTDSPAPSTSTSISGVHLPKMNLPIFDGRLEKWLPFKDAFLSLIQKHTGLTDIQRFNYLRLSVSGQAQAAIESFTMSEVNYQAAWAQLMETYDNQRALVLRHTALLLETPAMPNSTPDAINNLVNHLQSHIRSLQTLGRSWEDIANDFIISIAIDRMDSETRRTWEQTFLDTQMPQATAMFKHLRNASHQGSSRASAVNQVRTALPETHRPSTSTRSRPSKRSWASATRSKEISSSPVPRKRTFVTTTSGQACKFCNSRTHKSFACPKFMNMTIDDRWAAVRTARLCQNCLQSNHKFENCVRGQCHRDRNPILCRTLIDTCSNANLITDELAKRSGLPTTRQTAVIEALNQLNTTSSSLVTATVKSRLTNYQRTLTFCTIPRIAGSVPDNQIDRDNLRIPANLRLADPDFHRPGKIDMLLGTGPALSCLSIGQINLSKQNNVDLILQKTQFGWILGGDLVTTSRASHRTLSTNVNFELQKFWEIEEGAVKQFRSLEDQACEGHFSATMKRNESGRYIVALPFNEKWEQLGESHSRALNRFRTLERKLERDPELREQYTKVIDEYRSLGHMTRATNTHAPGFYLPHHAVIKLTSSTTKLRVVFDGSAKTSTNLSLNDTLRIGPTLQDDLLSLLLRFRMHAYVITGDIEKMYRQFLVRPEDRVYQRILWRDAHQEINTYELNTVTFGLAPAPYLAIRCLHELADDEARDFPEAAARIKKDLYVDDLLTGTDSLAEAKKLQHQIITLLKRGGLNIRQWASNEPRLLSTLSKELIHPKILGDESTMKTLGVSWDARHDAIRYSVQPAANTEITKRNILSTIAKIYDPLGLLGPITIVAKILMQQLWTLKISWDGSVPASIHTEWMNFEGDLQQLNNIEFNRLVRLKNARQTEIHGFCDASERAYGACIYIRTIDKSGSIHAHLLCAKSRVAPLSQITLARLELCGAALLATLFQTTRNALTHNIDKTTFWTDSTVVLGWLRKQPSNLKTFVANRVADIQRKTDIQSWRYIRSADNPADLISRGITAAEFNNNVLWRNGPEWLSKEQTKWPPARFTKCDELPELRSITCLVARRGICKNIYSDNGTNFVGANNELIALQQTLSKDEKFNHFLTAKEISWHFMPALSPHFGGLWEAAVKSFKHHMKRVVGIELFTHEQFTTFVIEVEAILNSRPLTPLSSDPNDMSALTPGHFLIGGSLTCITETDFSQTPSNRLSTWQHIQKVKQDFWKRWHKEYVHQLNIRHKWTRGGHEINIGTVVLLKDDSLPPLCWHLGRIQQIHPGPDGIIRAVTVRTINGTYTRNVKRLAPLPNSNSAQSSSAAVST; this is encoded by the exons ATGGCTAATTCAGCCAAATCAACCGTACGCATTCGCGCTCTCAAACACAAACAACGTGTTTTCAAATCCAACTTGACCAACTTCACTAACGAGCTAACAGAATATCAAGATTCCGCGACCGCGCGTACAAAATTACGCGAACGAATAGATCGTCTAAGAAAGCAATTCAACGGTTTCAACGACGCACAAGATGAGATAGGGCATCACGAAGATTTCGACCAGACCGAGACTGAACGCAAGGATGTAACCACGGTGTACGATGACGCGTTAGCTAACGCGATACAGTTGTTAGAAGGTTTCGAACCGACCATTAGCCAATCGACAAGAACCGTGACAGATTCACCGGCACCGTCCACGTCGACTAGCATAAGCGGGGTGCATCTGCCGAAAATGAATCTTCCAATATTCGACGGTCGCCTTGAAAAATGGCTACCCTTTAAAGACGCGTTCTTGAGTCTAATACAAAAACACACAGGACTAACAGACATACAACGGTTCAACTATTTAAGACTATCGGTATCGGGACAAGCACAAGCCGCCATCGAATCATTCACAATGAGCGAGGTAAACTACCAAGCAGCATGGGCCCAATTAATGGAAACTTACGATAATCAACGCGCACTCGTTCTCCGACACACCGCACTACTGCTCGAAACGCCGGCAATGCCAAACAGTACGCCCGACGCGATCAACAATCTAGTAAACCACCTTCAATCGCACATCCGTTCGCTGCAAACCCTTGGCCGATCATGGGAGGACATCGCGAATGACTTTATTATCAGCATCGCGATCGATCGTATGGATTCTGAGACGCGCCGAACTTGGGAACAAACATTTTTGGATACGCAGATGCCTCAGGCAACAGCGATGTTTAAACACCTTCGTAACGCATCGCATCAAGGCAGCTCTCGCGCGTCAGCAGTAAATCAAGTCAGAACCGCGTTGCCAGAAACCCACCGTCCGTCGACAAGCACGCGATCACGACCCTCGAAAAGATCCTGGGCATCCGCGACGAGATCGAAAGAGATCTCATCATCACCTGTACCTCGAAAacgaacattcgtgacaacgacCTCTGGACAAGCATGCAAGTTCTGCAACTCGCGAACGCACAAATCCTTCGCGTGTCCTAAATTCATGAATATGACAATCGACGATCGCTGGGCAGCTGTGCGAACCGCGAGATTGTGCCAAAACTGCCTGCAATCAAATCACAAATTCGAGAACTGCGTCAGAGGTCAATGTC ATCGCGATCGCAATCCGATATTGTGCCGTACGCTGATCGACACGTGTTCCAACGCAAACCTCATCACGGACGAACTCGCGAAACGATCGGGTTTACCGACGACCCGTCAGACAGCAGTCATTGAAGCTTTAAATCAATTGAATACCACATCAAGCAGCCTCGTGACCGCCACAGTCAAATCTCGATTAACAAATTATCAACGAACATTGACGTTTTGCACGATACCACGGATCGCAGGATCAGTACCGGACAATCAAATCGACCGAGACAATCTTCGTATACCAGCAAATCTGCGTTTAGCCGATCCAGACTTTCATCGCCCAGGAAAGATTGATATGTTGCTCGGGACCGGGCCCGCGTTGTCATGTCTCAGCATAGGCCAAATCAATCTATCAAAACAGAACAACGTCGATCTTATATTACAAAAGACCCAATTCGGATGGATCTTAGGAGGTGATCTCGTCACGACATCACGAGCGAGCCATCGAACCCTTTCCACCAACGTAAATTTCGAACTACAAAAATTCTGGGAAATCGAGGAAGGAGCCGTTAAACAATTCCGATCACTTGAAGATCAAGCTTGTGAAGGTCATTTTAGCGCAACCATGAAACGCAACGAGTCCGGTCGATACATAGTAGCATTACCCTTCAATGAAAAATGGGAACAACTCGGAGAGTCACATTCGCGTGCCTTGAACCGTTTTCGAACACTTGAACGAAAATTAGAACGTGATCCGGAGTTAAGAGAGCAATACACAAAGGTGATAGACGAATATCGTTCACTCGGACACATGACACGCGCGACGAACACGCACGCACCAGGGTTTTACTTACCACATCACGCCGTCATAAAACTAACGAGTTCAACAACCAAGCTCCGGGTCGTGTTCGACGGGTCAGCCAAAACAAGCACGAATCTCTCGTTGAACGACACCCTCCGAATCGGTCCCACGTTACAAGACGACCTTCTGTCGCTGCTATTAAGATTCCGAATGCATGCATACGTCATAACCGGAGACATCGAAAAGATGTATCGTCAATTCCTCGTTCGACCCGAAGATCGCGTTTACCAGAGAATATTATGGCGAGACGCACACCAAGAAATCAATACATACGAATTGAATACCGTTACGTTCGGGCTCGCGCCAGCTCCCTATCTAGCCATACGATGCTTACACGAATTGGCAGACGACGAAGCACGCGATTTTCCGGAAGCAGCGGCTCGAATCAAGAAAGACCTGTACGTCGATGATTTATTGACCGGTACCGATTCGCTAGCGGAGGCGAAGAAGTTACAACATCAAATAATCACCCTATTGAAACGAGGCGGTCTCAATATTCGACAGTGGGCGTCAAATGAACCGAGGTTGTTATCAACCTTAAGTAAGGAATTAATCCATCCAAAGATTCTCGGTGATGAATCTACCATGAAAACATTAGGGGTATCATGGGACGCCAGGCACGACGCGATCCGATATTCAGTTCAACCTGCCGCGAACACTGAAATCACTAAACGAAATATATTATCGACCATCGCGAAGATCTATGATCCACTCGGGCTACTCGGACCTATCACAATTGTTGCCAAGATATTGATGCAACAACTATGGACCTTAAAAATCTCTTGGGACGGGTCTGTCCCAGCCAGCATCCACACAGAATGGATGAACTTTGAAGGTGACCTACAGCAACTCAACAATATCGAATTCAACCGTTTGGTTAGATTGAAAAACGCGAGACAGACAGAAATACACGGGTTTTGCGACGCCAGCGAAAGGGCCTACGGCgcctgtatatatatacggacaATTGATAAATCCGGGTCCATTCACGCGCATCTACTCTGTGCCAAATCACGAGTCGCACCACTCAGCCAAATCACACTGGCTCGATTGGAACTATGCGGTGCTGCACTATTGGCTACCTTGTTCCAAACCACGCGGAATGCATTGACGCATAATATCGACAAGACCACTTTCTGGACAGATTCGACAGTCGTCTTAGGTTGGTTACGCAAGCAACCTTCAAATTTAAAGACCTTCGTCGCGAACCGCGTAGCCGATATCCAACGGAAAACAGACATTCAATCATGGCGGTACATTCGGTCAGCAGACAATCCAGCCGACCTCATTTCTCGCGGAATCACCGCAGCCGAGTTCAACAACAATGTGCTTTGGCGTAACGGACCTGAGTGGCTCTCAAAGGAGCAAACGAAATGGCCACCCGCAAGATTCACCAAATGCGATGAATTGCCTGAATTGCGTTCAATAACATGTTTAGTAG CGCGACGAGGAATTTGCAAGAACATTTACTCAGATAATGGTACAAATTTCGTTGGCGCGAACAATGAGTTAATCGCACTTCAACAAACATTATCCAAGGATGAgaaatttaatcatttcttaacTGCCAAGGAAATTTCGTGGCACTTCATGCCAGCGTTATCACCTCATTTCGGTGGATTGTGGGAGGCCGCCGTTAAATCATTTAAACACCACATGAAACGAGTCGTCGGCATAGAACTGTTCACACATGAACAATTTACTACATTCGTCATCGAGGTCGAAGCCATACTCAATTCGCGTCCTCTGACACCTCTCTCGTCGGACCCGAACGACATGTCCGCTCTTACTCCGGGCCATTTCCTGATCGGTGGTTCTTTGACGTGCATTACCGAGACTGATTTCAGCCAAACGCCATCCAATCGCCTGTCTACTTGGCAACATATCCAGAAGGTCAAACAAGATTTCTGGAAACGATGGCACAAAGAATATGTTCATCAGCTTAACATTCGTCACAAGTGGACCAGGGGAGGTCACGAGATCAACATCGGAACTGTTGTACTTCTGAAGGACGATTCTCTGCCACCATTGTGTTGGCATCTAGGTCGAATACAACAAATTCATCCAGGGCCAGACGGGATCATAAGGGCAGTAACCGTTCGTACCATCAACGGCACGTACACGCGAAACGTGAAGAGGCTAGCGCCTCTTCCTAATTCAAACAGCGCACAATCATCCAGTGCTGCTGTCTCAACATAA